Proteins co-encoded in one Halococcoides cellulosivorans genomic window:
- a CDS encoding DUF7123 family protein has product MSTTAEVGGGSGQLSNKQRRILAYLIEHADDQTYFKSRLIGDELGLSPKEVGTNMRSLQDGEFAVDIEKWGYSSSTTWMVTQ; this is encoded by the coding sequence ATGAGCACCACAGCGGAGGTGGGTGGTGGGAGCGGGCAACTCTCGAACAAACAGCGGCGGATCCTGGCGTACCTCATCGAACACGCCGACGACCAGACGTACTTCAAGTCGCGGCTGATCGGTGACGAACTCGGCCTCTCGCCCAAGGAGGTCGGCACGAACATGCGATCGCTTCAGGACGGCGAGTTCGCCGTCGACATCGAGAAGTGGGGCTATTCGTCCTCGACGACGTGGATGGTCACGCAGTGA
- a CDS encoding winged helix-turn-helix transcriptional regulator: protein MVGEGPIDENKRATLRRFASIGAASPLATLATDDASASDSDRPDAIAGYLDRTPGAHFSKLRDDLQLGTGEAQHHLDRLVEEGVIETRKDGDFRRYFPADRFDEFEQIALGYLRRETPRAMIVHWLRDPEATGARLADRIGVSRATISQRAGDLEAAGLLDRRDGAALLRPETLLLLIVRYAGSFGPEALDLAADADDLVRIDRA, encoded by the coding sequence ATGGTCGGAGAGGGGCCGATCGACGAGAACAAGCGAGCGACGCTCCGCCGATTCGCGTCGATCGGGGCGGCAAGCCCGCTCGCCACGCTCGCGACCGACGACGCGTCCGCGAGCGACAGTGACCGTCCGGACGCAATCGCGGGCTATCTCGATCGCACGCCCGGCGCACACTTCTCGAAACTGCGTGACGACCTCCAACTCGGGACCGGTGAGGCCCAACACCACCTCGATCGACTCGTCGAGGAGGGCGTGATCGAGACCCGCAAGGACGGCGATTTCCGACGATACTTCCCCGCCGACCGGTTCGACGAGTTCGAACAGATCGCGCTCGGGTATCTCCGCCGGGAGACCCCACGGGCGATGATCGTCCACTGGCTGCGCGACCCCGAGGCGACCGGCGCACGGCTCGCGGACCGCATCGGCGTCTCGCGAGCGACGATCAGTCAGCGCGCGGGCGATTTGGAGGCCGCTGGGCTGCTCGACCGGCGCGATGGGGCCGCCCTACTGCGCCCGGAGACGCTCCTGCTGTTGATCGTCCGATACGCGGGGTCGTTCGGCCCCGAGGCACTCGATCTGGCCGCCGACGCCGACGATCTCGTCCGAATCGACCGGGCCTGA
- a CDS encoding SPFH domain-containing protein, whose amino-acid sequence MLSIIPLQTLPAGLTLIALIVLAIVVVALWQSVVIVDAYEKKALTVLGEYRGLLEPGISFVPPFVSATQTFDMRTQTLDVPAQEAITRDNSPVRADAVVYIKVMNAKKAFLEVENYERAVSNLAQTTLRAVLGDMELDDTLNKRQEINAKIREELDEPTDEWGIRVESVEVREVNPSKDVQQAMEQQTSAERKRRAMILEAQGERRSAIEEAQGEKQSDIIRAQGKKQSQILEAQGDAISTVLRAKSAESMGERAVIEKGMETLESIGQGESQTFVLPQELTSLVSRYGQHLTGADTSGNEPDLESLDFDDETRELLGIDDIAEIIGEIEDTEIDIEGMEEQAQAIKQGADEPSIESADIDDVPEDVEDIE is encoded by the coding sequence ATGCTATCGATCATTCCGCTGCAGACGCTGCCGGCGGGCCTGACGCTGATCGCGCTGATCGTCCTCGCGATCGTCGTCGTGGCCCTCTGGCAGTCGGTCGTCATCGTCGACGCCTACGAGAAGAAGGCGTTGACGGTGCTGGGTGAGTACCGTGGACTGCTCGAACCGGGGATCTCCTTTGTGCCTCCGTTCGTCTCCGCGACCCAGACGTTCGACATGCGGACTCAGACGTTGGACGTGCCCGCCCAGGAGGCCATCACGCGGGACAACTCGCCGGTCCGGGCCGACGCCGTGGTCTACATCAAGGTGATGAACGCCAAGAAGGCGTTCCTCGAAGTCGAAAACTACGAGCGTGCGGTCTCGAATCTCGCCCAGACGACGCTGCGGGCGGTGCTGGGCGACATGGAACTCGACGACACGCTCAACAAGCGCCAGGAGATCAACGCGAAGATCCGCGAGGAACTCGACGAACCCACCGACGAGTGGGGGATTCGCGTCGAGTCGGTCGAGGTTCGTGAGGTCAACCCCTCGAAAGACGTCCAGCAGGCGATGGAACAGCAGACCTCCGCGGAGCGCAAACGCCGCGCGATGATCCTCGAAGCCCAGGGGGAACGCCGCTCGGCGATCGAGGAAGCCCAGGGGGAAAAACAGTCGGACATCATCCGCGCCCAGGGGAAAAAGCAAAGCCAGATCCTCGAAGCCCAGGGGGACGCCATCTCGACGGTGCTGCGCGCGAAATCCGCCGAGTCCATGGGTGAACGCGCCGTCATCGAGAAAGGCATGGAGACCCTGGAGTCGATCGGCCAGGGCGAGTCACAGACGTTTGTCCTGCCCCAGGAGTTGACCTCGCTGGTCAGTCGGTACGGCCAGCATCTCACGGGGGCGGACACGTCGGGGAACGAACCCGACCTGGAGAGTCTCGACTTCGACGACGAGACGCGCGAACTGCTCGGTATCGACGACATCGCGGAGATCATCGGTGAGATCGAAGACACCGAAATCGACATCGAGGGCATGGAAGAGCAGGCCCAGGCGATCAAGCAGGGCGCCGACGAGCCGTCGATCGAGTCGGCCGACATCGACGACGTGCCCGAGGACGTCGAGGACATCGAGTGA
- a CDS encoding NfeD family protein, producing the protein MVDLLDGLATLVLLAGAGLVIMEAFVPSGHFIVLGIALLAAGLVGVLAPLEGIALPLLMAATALITGAGAFYGYREFDFYGGKGIAQTTDSDSLRGSTGRVTERVTETDGEVKLDEGGFNPIYKARAFRGTIEEGDRVIVVDPGGGNVLEVESMAAIDEIDRELAADAATTQRERETE; encoded by the coding sequence ATGGTCGATCTGCTCGACGGGTTGGCGACGCTCGTGTTGCTCGCGGGGGCCGGACTGGTCATCATGGAGGCGTTCGTTCCCAGCGGGCACTTCATCGTCCTCGGCATCGCGCTACTCGCGGCGGGGTTGGTCGGCGTGCTCGCGCCACTGGAGGGGATCGCACTCCCCCTGCTGATGGCCGCCACGGCGCTGATCACCGGCGCTGGGGCCTTCTACGGCTATCGCGAGTTCGATTTCTACGGCGGGAAAGGGATCGCTCAGACCACCGATTCGGACTCGCTCCGCGGGTCGACCGGGCGCGTGACCGAACGCGTGACCGAGACCGACGGCGAGGTGAAACTCGACGAGGGTGGATTCAACCCGATCTACAAGGCCCGCGCGTTCCGGGGGACGATCGAAGAGGGCGATCGCGTGATCGTCGTCGATCCGGGCGGCGGGAACGTCCTCGAAGTCGAGTCGATGGCCGCCATCGACGAGATCGATCGGGAGTTGGCTGCCGACGCCGCCACAACCCAGAGAGAACGCGAAACGGAGTGA
- a CDS encoding amphi-Trp domain-containing protein — MPEEVIFETERDQTRGEIAATLRSVADKLDAGEDITIRAGEESVSLDVPDRPTFEIKAEREGRAPNTELSVEFELEWDEGEDSSGGDVEIE, encoded by the coding sequence ATGCCCGAAGAAGTCATCTTCGAGACCGAACGCGACCAGACCCGTGGAGAGATCGCTGCAACGCTGCGCTCCGTGGCGGACAAACTCGACGCTGGCGAGGATATCACGATCCGCGCGGGCGAAGAGTCGGTCTCACTGGACGTGCCCGACCGCCCGACCTTCGAGATCAAAGCCGAGCGCGAGGGGCGCGCACCGAACACCGAACTCAGCGTCGAGTTCGAACTGGAGTGGGACGAAGGCGAGGACAGTTCCGGCGGCGACGTCGAAATCGAGTGA
- a CDS encoding glycoside hydrolase family 3 protein produces the protein MSDDNTDGDDVPTERAGPSRRTFVKAAGAATAAATIGAGAETAVAQDLPIPALVNRMSVREKAAQMIQPVIGSLDPTTESSHDNVETVGDIVGEIGAGSVLSGGAMPPTTDPEALVAGINELQEYAIENSPHGIPFFYGIDGTHGAAYVDGATALPQRHNMGATRDPDLIERAEEHTAAMIAATGIHETYAPTIELQRDPRWGRYFEGISESTKVLGDISRARNRALEGHDRVTATPKHFAGYEIPTNGNDRSAVNTSMRDLRETLLPPFEVTLAEGAGMVMVNSGSVNGVPAHVSQWLLTDLLRGEYGFEGVILTDWNDLYRLIGIHDLFPDTRAGKKMAVRAAIAAGVDMAMLGGGNEGRPLDPREFVTYVDELVESGDLTEQRIDASVRRILELKQDLGLFDDPYADESLVTDLVGNDESVATSTEIARESLVLLKNEPVTEGGDPVLPLAGDEDLLVTGPGVDPETGIENRILMQYGGWTLGWQGIEAGSLSEGGPRPAGDSMIAALRDHHDGAITHVPTDFDRTEWWQGEWHPEEGAPNHSSENGDYGFTDDQRSAVESAAPEADAVVVVIGEGPHNEGFGDRDSLELPETQREIIATVEAATDDETPIVAVEYAGSPRGNQESFGPLDAVLYAGQPATGGGTAIAETLLGAYNPSGRLGFSWPQQVGHGPLHHNAWPGNGHDPTYPYGHGLSYTTFEYANLSVSPATVDDPARETVTLGVDVTNTGDMAGEHVVEVYNTTAYGTVMHRDTRVVGYERVSLDPGETTRAEVEIDLAALEVVAGDVPGLGPKHVEATDYVLTVDPESDLSTTLTVTEPGSVLEGITPPDGSDTGPGQGRGPPRGRGNGRARGRRSSLIDRLAGRDP, from the coding sequence ATGTCAGACGACAATACAGACGGAGACGACGTCCCGACGGAGAGAGCGGGCCCCTCGCGTCGGACGTTCGTGAAAGCGGCTGGCGCGGCGACAGCGGCGGCAACGATCGGCGCGGGCGCGGAGACGGCGGTCGCTCAGGATCTGCCGATTCCGGCGCTCGTGAATCGGATGTCCGTTCGAGAGAAAGCCGCGCAGATGATCCAGCCGGTGATCGGATCGCTCGACCCGACCACTGAGTCCAGTCACGACAACGTCGAGACCGTCGGGGACATCGTCGGTGAGATCGGCGCGGGATCCGTCCTCTCGGGCGGGGCGATGCCGCCGACGACCGATCCCGAGGCGCTGGTCGCCGGCATCAACGAACTGCAGGAGTACGCCATCGAGAACTCACCACACGGCATTCCGTTTTTCTACGGCATCGACGGTACTCACGGCGCGGCCTACGTCGACGGCGCGACGGCGTTGCCCCAGCGACACAACATGGGTGCGACACGCGATCCGGACCTGATCGAACGGGCCGAAGAACACACCGCCGCAATGATCGCCGCGACGGGCATTCACGAGACCTACGCCCCGACGATCGAACTCCAGCGTGACCCCCGCTGGGGCCGGTATTTCGAGGGGATCAGCGAGTCGACGAAAGTCCTTGGCGATATCTCGCGCGCACGCAACCGCGCGCTCGAAGGCCACGATCGGGTCACCGCGACGCCCAAACACTTCGCGGGCTACGAGATCCCCACGAACGGCAACGACCGGTCTGCGGTCAACACCTCGATGCGTGACCTTCGGGAGACACTCCTCCCGCCGTTCGAGGTCACCCTTGCGGAGGGCGCGGGCATGGTGATGGTCAACAGCGGGTCGGTCAACGGCGTCCCCGCTCACGTCTCGCAGTGGCTGTTGACCGACCTCCTTCGCGGTGAGTACGGCTTCGAGGGCGTGATCCTCACCGACTGGAACGATCTCTACCGGCTGATCGGGATTCACGATCTGTTCCCGGACACGCGGGCGGGCAAGAAGATGGCCGTCCGGGCCGCGATCGCGGCGGGCGTCGACATGGCGATGCTCGGTGGCGGCAACGAGGGTCGCCCGCTCGATCCACGCGAGTTCGTCACCTACGTCGACGAACTCGTCGAGAGTGGCGATCTCACCGAACAGCGGATCGACGCGTCGGTCCGCCGCATCCTCGAACTCAAACAGGACCTGGGGCTGTTCGACGATCCCTACGCCGACGAGTCGCTGGTCACCGACCTGGTCGGCAACGACGAGTCCGTCGCAACCTCGACGGAGATCGCACGCGAGTCGCTCGTCCTTCTGAAAAACGAACCCGTGACGGAGGGTGGCGACCCCGTTTTGCCGCTCGCGGGTGACGAAGACCTCCTGGTGACGGGCCCGGGTGTCGATCCGGAGACGGGCATCGAGAACCGCATTCTGATGCAGTACGGCGGCTGGACGCTCGGCTGGCAGGGCATCGAGGCCGGATCGCTCTCCGAGGGCGGGCCCCGTCCCGCCGGCGACTCCATGATCGCGGCGTTGCGGGACCACCACGACGGGGCGATCACACACGTCCCCACGGACTTCGATCGCACCGAGTGGTGGCAAGGCGAGTGGCACCCCGAAGAGGGTGCGCCCAATCACTCCAGCGAGAACGGCGACTACGGCTTTACGGACGATCAGCGTAGTGCCGTCGAGAGCGCGGCGCCCGAGGCCGACGCCGTGGTCGTCGTCATCGGTGAGGGGCCACACAACGAGGGGTTCGGTGATCGTGATTCCCTCGAACTGCCCGAGACCCAACGAGAGATCATCGCGACCGTCGAGGCGGCCACCGACGACGAGACACCGATCGTCGCCGTCGAGTACGCCGGCAGTCCCCGAGGGAATCAGGAGAGTTTCGGGCCGCTCGACGCGGTGCTGTACGCGGGTCAGCCCGCAACCGGTGGCGGGACCGCCATCGCGGAGACGCTTCTCGGTGCGTACAATCCCTCGGGCCGACTCGGCTTCTCCTGGCCCCAACAGGTCGGGCACGGCCCGCTGCATCACAACGCCTGGCCCGGCAACGGGCACGACCCCACCTACCCCTATGGGCACGGACTCTCCTACACCACCTTCGAGTACGCCAACCTCTCGGTGTCACCCGCGACGGTCGACGATCCCGCTCGCGAGACCGTCACGCTCGGCGTCGACGTGACGAACACCGGCGACATGGCCGGCGAGCACGTCGTCGAGGTGTACAACACCACCGCCTACGGCACGGTCATGCACCGCGATACTCGGGTCGTGGGCTACGAGCGCGTGTCGCTCGATCCCGGTGAGACCACCAGAGCCGAGGTCGAGATCGATCTGGCCGCCCTGGAGGTCGTCGCGGGCGACGTGCCCGGCCTCGGGCCGAAACACGTCGAGGCCACCGACTACGTGCTGACGGTCGATCCCGAAAGCGACCTCTCGACGACGCTGACGGTGACCGAACCGGGAAGCGTCTTGGAGGGTATCACGCCGCCCGACGGCTCCGACACTGGCCCGGGGCAGGGCCGGGGCCCACCACGCGGTCGTGGGAACGGACGCGCACGCGGCCGGCGGTCCAGCCTCATCGATCGGCTCGCTGGGCGCGATCCGTAG
- a CDS encoding helix-turn-helix transcriptional regulator produces the protein MVEDCTDRRCRRHLAIVTIVLLVGGVAGPPVAATAEPTLFAPPTESVDRATVTVQVGSNGSTTVTVAYAQRLPNETAIERFRSSSTPLFAETERLATQTLDRIEDRTGRSTSVAVIDRESRIATGGGLQTEGVRSIQFRVRGLTTEAAATDELAVEIPVQIALSNDHRLVVETGAGLALQSATPEPSAASNTTAEYVGPRTLDGLTIETRQIATDDRRGLATTGALAVAGLMALVVALLVGWWVRRSPSDEESEAEPPAPPTTDPEHLPDDRRVIGLLEDADGRMKQTAIVEATGWSKSKTSMVLSGMADDEQIFKLKVGRENIVCLPEAVPEGVGGPTGNANDSQ, from the coding sequence ATGGTCGAGGACTGCACCGATCGACGATGTCGTCGCCACCTCGCGATCGTCACGATCGTACTGCTCGTCGGCGGTGTCGCCGGACCGCCGGTCGCGGCAACCGCAGAGCCGACGCTGTTCGCACCGCCGACCGAGTCGGTCGACCGCGCGACGGTGACCGTCCAGGTCGGGTCGAACGGCTCGACGACGGTCACCGTCGCGTACGCACAGCGACTCCCGAACGAGACCGCGATCGAGCGGTTTCGGTCGTCCTCGACGCCGCTGTTCGCGGAGACCGAGCGACTGGCGACCCAGACGCTCGACCGGATCGAGGATCGGACCGGTCGATCGACGAGCGTCGCGGTGATCGATCGGGAGTCCAGAATCGCCACGGGGGGCGGCCTCCAGACCGAGGGCGTCCGATCGATCCAGTTCCGCGTGCGCGGACTCACGACGGAGGCCGCTGCGACCGACGAACTGGCCGTCGAGATTCCAGTGCAGATCGCGCTCAGTAACGACCACCGACTGGTCGTCGAGACCGGAGCAGGCCTCGCTCTCCAGAGCGCCACGCCAGAGCCATCCGCGGCCTCGAACACGACCGCCGAGTACGTCGGCCCGCGAACGCTCGACGGGCTGACGATCGAGACCCGCCAGATCGCGACCGACGACCGGCGGGGCCTCGCCACCACCGGTGCGCTTGCGGTCGCCGGACTCATGGCGCTCGTCGTCGCGCTCCTGGTGGGCTGGTGGGTCCGCCGATCACCGTCCGACGAGGAGAGTGAGGCCGAACCGCCCGCTCCGCCCACGACCGATCCCGAGCACCTCCCGGACGATCGACGCGTGATCGGACTCCTGGAGGACGCCGACGGGCGGATGAAACAGACGGCCATCGTCGAGGCGACCGGCTGGTCGAAATCGAAAACGAGCATGGTGCTCTCGGGCATGGCCGACGACGAGCAGATCTTCAAACTCAAAGTGGGCCGCGAGAACATCGTCTGCCTGCCAGAGGCCGTCCCCGAGGGCGTCGGTGGGCCCACGGGGAACGCGAACGACTCTCAGTGA
- a CDS encoding DUF7124 domain-containing protein, with protein sequence MDGSSGSMTLAFDLEAMRSLAAPDTVVDDARRWTEYIGIVADAPTPAVTSFARTHRIRQDFFSGPKDRETSLANVRTQFETDRYVYIGLPEDESIATQSGWEFLPIEEAADAADWELGDPEPPDSRTDTGREDWP encoded by the coding sequence ATGGACGGATCCAGCGGATCGATGACGCTGGCGTTCGATCTCGAAGCGATGCGATCGCTGGCCGCACCGGACACCGTCGTCGACGACGCCCGGCGGTGGACCGAGTACATCGGGATCGTGGCCGACGCGCCGACGCCGGCGGTGACCTCCTTTGCCCGCACCCACCGGATCAGACAGGACTTCTTCTCCGGGCCGAAAGATCGCGAGACCAGCCTGGCGAACGTCCGCACCCAGTTCGAGACCGACCGGTACGTCTACATCGGACTGCCCGAGGACGAATCGATCGCCACCCAGAGTGGCTGGGAGTTCCTCCCGATCGAGGAGGCCGCCGACGCCGCCGACTGGGAACTCGGTGACCCGGAGCCGCCGGATAGCCGCACCGACACGGGCCGCGAGGACTGGCCCTGA